Below is a window of Deltaproteobacteria bacterium DNA.
GGGAGGTTGTTTGGATTCCGGCCGAAAAAGCCCTTAAGCAGTGTTCCGATCTGATTGACGAGGTCGCTCGGGAATCGAATCGTCCGGGCTGGCCGCTGTTTTTTCAAAATTATGTCAGGCGGTATGCCACCGGAACCCTCATTCCCTTCTGGGGTGATCCTTCTCAACTCTACCTTCAGGGCTCGACTACTGATCCGCCTTACAGCAAATGGGACGAGGAAGACTGGCCCAAGTATGATGAATATATCAAGGCGATTTTGACCGCGTTTGGTAACAACGAGAATGTCATCTTGTGGGATGTTATGGGCGAGCCATACATCATCGCCAACTATCCCTGGCTTTTCAAACTCCTGAACATGAAGTTCGATGAGGAGAGAGTAACCGCTTTTCTCAAACACTTCTGCCAGTTAGTAGCCGGTTTCTCCCCCAAGGGAGCTATTACAGTGGGCGCTGGAGGTGTGGAAAGCGTTAAAAGAGTGGAGGAGGTCGCTGGCGAATATACCACCCTGATATCTGTGCACTGGTTCGGACCGGAGCCCGAACAGACCAGGCAGGTGCTGACCGCGGTAAAAGAGTTCGGGGCGTCCGCAGGAAAACCTGTACTGCTTACTGAATTTGGGAACCTGACGCTGCATGATTCCGTTCTGGATGATTCCCGGGTTTTGGGAACCGACGAGGGGCAGCTCAAATATTACCAGGACATTTTTCCTGTTGTTGAAAAAATGGAGATAGGTTGGTTTCTCTACTGCCTGATTACCGGCGAAGGACCATTTGCCAACTCCGGCCTACTTTATCCGAGCGGTCTTAATCGGCCGGCGGCAAACTATTTAAGGGACCGGCTTAAGAAATAAGGCGCGTAAATTGGTAACTTAAAAACTATTTAGGCGTTAGGAGTCTAAGAAACAATGTTAATGCTTAAAAGAAATTAAACTGTTGGGTGTAAAGAAGGAGAAAAAGATGAGGAAAAAAGGACTTATAATTGTTATTGGGTTATTTTTAATGGTCAGTTTATCAGCAGGTTACAGTCTTGCGGCTGATAAAGACACGGTCACGATTGCTATTGCCGCCGCAATGACCCAGGCACTCAATTGGGAGAGTCGGTGGTTAGCTACAGGTTTTCCGAGGATTTATTCAAATGGAGCAAGCGCGAAGGTGACCTGGTGAGAGGTTTGGCTGACAGCCAATGGTGTGGCAGTTCCGAATCACCTTTCCTTCTGAAGCGTGAACAGGGTTGGTATCTCTTTATGACACATGTCGGACCCGGTCACTACCACAGGACCAAAGTGTGGTTCAGTAATGATCCCACCAATTTCGGTACGGATGAAGACCATATCGCTATGCTTTTCACTCATGCCGCGCAAATCATCGAGTATGACGGTAAAACCTGGATAACGAATACGGGATGTCACTCTCCCTACTATCGGGTTGATTTCCCAGATAATATTGGTGTCGAGGTCACGGAATTGCAATGGACCTAGGAGGCCAATCCACAATAGAAGGTCTAATATGATAGCAACTTATTTTGCTTTACCCCCCGTGTTTTGTGGTCGGGCATTCAGAGCGTTGATCCTTGAATTTTTAGCTTTCCTAAATCATGGTACAGGAGGAAGATCATGACCAAACGTATTTTTACGAGCGCCGTCCTGATTCTGACGGTTGCGCTTTTAATGGTTTCTTCATCTACCCAGGCCAAGGAGAGACCTGAGAACACCTTTGTTTTAGCCATTGCCTCGGACATTAGCACCTTGGACCCCAATCATGTCAGGGGCTGGGCTTCGCGAGGCGTTTGGGCTTACATCTATCAGCCCTTGATCTTTGTCAGCGGCATTGATCGGACGCCCCTCCCTGGTTTGGCTGAATCGTGGGACCTGGTTAACCCGACCACATGGAAATTTAAAATAAGAAAAGGGGTGAAATTTGAGAATGGTCGGCCATTCACCGCGGCCGACGCCAAATACTCCATTGACCGAATTTTACGCCGGGTGAACAAGCGCTATCCGGGTTTCGCTACCAAGATGTTTGGTCGGTTCATTGACCAGGTGGAGACTCCGGATGACTACACGCTGGTGATAACTACTAAATACCCGGAAATAACCTTTATTCATCTGATCAGCGCTATTTTCCTGGTGTCTGAGACTTACGTCGAGGAAGTGGGTGACAAGGAAATGGCCAAGAATCCTATAGGCACCGGGCCTTTCAAATTTGTCGAGCGACAGCCCAGCGAATCTATTACCCTTAACGCCAGTGAAGGTTACTGGAACACCAATCCCGCGCCCGGTACGTTCGGCCCGCCTAAAATTGACCGCGTCGTGATGCGGATCATTCCCGAAATGCAGACCCGAATAGCCGCGCTTAAAGCAAAAGAGGTTGACGGTAACGGGGGTAT
It encodes the following:
- a CDS encoding cellulase family glycosylhydrolase gives rise to the protein MRRRRWFPFWISIFVSFMLFVGGLMNFTNAETGGVSGKKGGKHMIKWESIKGVEISPGSGWGPEFNVVRLERDLALAKGMGFNAVKTWLVSEAYFEHRELMLKNVRTFIELCKKHGLYASFLLFHMGGGSTHPQELNREVVWIPAEKALKQCSDLIDEVARESNRPGWPLFFQNYVRRYATGTLIPFWGDPSQLYLQGSTTDPPYSKWDEEDWPKYDEYIKAILTAFGNNENVILWDVMGEPYIIANYPWLFKLLNMKFDEERVTAFLKHFCQLVAGFSPKGAITVGAGGVESVKRVEEVAGEYTTLISVHWFGPEPEQTRQVLTAVKEFGASAGKPVLLTEFGNLTLHDSVLDDSRVLGTDEGQLKYYQDIFPVVEKMEIGWFLYCLITGEGPFANSGLLYPSGLNRPAANYLRDRLKK